One Lepus europaeus isolate LE1 chromosome 17, mLepTim1.pri, whole genome shotgun sequence genomic window, taaatcatatttttaaagtgttaggCTTTCGTAAGCTTATGCAATCTCACCTTGTACATTCCTAGCTGTCAGTAATGTTTTTTCCTGGATTTTCTTCTCAGCAACCCGATAGCAGAAGGGTCAACTCTTCTGTTGGATTTTCTGTTTTGCAGCATACAAGCAATGACCCATATTGCTTTGTGGAATTTTATGAACACAGAGATGCAGCTGCTGCATTAGCTGCTATGAATGGGAGAAAAATTTTGGGAAAGGTAAGATCATAGAATGATGATGTCTTATGAGGACAGTATTTGCATGTCAAATTGGTTTGTATTCTTTCTTAGCAAGTTTTTAAATGGATATTCATCAGCTGAATGATGGTTTTGCTTTATTCAACTTGGTGCTTGATAAATGATTTAATAAGTGGTAAGTGTTACACTTCATAATGACATGCCTAATAATTGTATTAAATATAATCTTTGTTTTTAGGAGGTCAAAGTAAACTGGGCAACAACACCAAGTAGCCAGAAAAAAGATACCTCCAGTAAGTACTTCTGCTGCATTTTACTGTGGAGGAGTTCTGAAATTTTCCTGGCGGCATTACCAACTTAAATAGGGCTTTTTCCCCCATTTGTGTTGCCTTGGAAGAGTTTAGTGTTGGACTTCTTAAGTATTTCATTACCAAATGCTTTATTTTCAGATCATTTCCACGTGTTTGTTGGAGATTTGAGTCCAGAAATTACAACAGAAGATATCAAATCAGCATTTGCCCCCTTTGGTAAAATATCGTAAGTATCGTGATCAGTACTACACTCCATAGTGATAGGCGAAATTGTATATGATTGACTTGTATTAGaattaagattttctttctctagttagtgtgatttttttttgtttgtttttgtttttttctttttggtttgtttttttgaatAGTAGATGTTGTTGAAAATGTTAATGTCATCTCAGTGTTTTTGAGCTCGTGTTTTCATCTAATCCTGTGTATAATATGTTAAAATTTAAGTGGTTATGTTTGTTATCTTTGAAACAGATGTTTAGGTGGTAAAACTTACCATAAAGTCCAActtttttgtcaaatgttttgaaaattaggTGATTAAAGATAATGGGTTAATCAAATGTAAATGTGATATGTACTGTgtattaaataaacttttatggGCAGTTTATGAAGTAAAATAGGCAAGTCCTTGGGTATATTGCGGTTATGTTGGAAATGCTTGTTTAATTACAATGATAAGTTGTTTTGCTATTTTAAGTATAAATGAAAAGTAGTACTGTTACAATATTAAACTGTTTCAATGTCTGAGTTGTAAATGTGGGAGTAATGAGATTCGATGCTGTTAGTGATACTTGATTTCTCTAGTTAGAGGGTAAATGTGGTTTGGcttgatatttaataaaatgtgtgtttaaattttactgtttattatttgatcaaatattttggaaaattaaaagtGGCTTTAAGTTCTATAAAATGTTTATCACAGTTTATCTTTCTGAGtaaaatcaattttatcctgtataTTTCCTGTAGATTTGAATTAAATGTTTTAGTACCACTTTACAGGAATGTTTCATTTAAGaacaacaatttttttcttaatacaattTGTTGTTCTATagaattaacttatttgaaagaaagacttaattctttaattttctattttgatatttgctttgctttttaatcTAAATATGGTAAGTAGtactgttttaaaaatcagtataaaATAATACAGGTTGCTGTTTTTCAATCTTTATTTATACCTGAGACCTGCAGTTTTTCTAAAGTCCAAGTCACAATTAAAAGTAATAGCATTCTGGTTATTTTGCAGAATTGCTCATAAGAATGGACAGGATCTTGAAGGCTAACTGCAAGGAACTGTGCACACTGGAACTCAGTtgtagatttttttctcatttctatttattcttattatacattatttatatatacatattttagtaTTTACATTTTAACATTCTATATTCAGTGGAGTTCTATATTTCCAATCATTTTAACTTACTCACTAAAATTTCTGTGTAAATTTGTTGTTTTCGTACTGGTGTGCTTAGCATTGTTGTTAGTTTTTTATTCTCCTTTCttaaatttctgaaaatgtcaatttttcaaaatttacagcTGCCCAAACTCCAAAATGATGATAGAGAATTgaccaagaaaaataaagaaatctgttaACAGGCCATGTATGCCTTTTTAATtcctattttttcctctttttcaattttttaatatttcatatattttgtatcaCTAGGCAGAAGACATTTAACTATTTATAGAGATTGCATGGTAAAGTAGTTAGCATTGTTACAGTAATTTATAGAATCAGTAAACCTTAGAGGACACTAGCAAATATAATATTAGCAAAGGAAATTATTGTTCCTATTAATCTTCAAATTTGAGCATTTAGTTTAGAAAGCACAGGCTATTTGATTAGGTTGCATGTTTATTACATGTTTTTGTCCTACTGCTTTTTTCTAACAGGTAAAGAAGCATTAGGGAGAGTTCAGGAATGGCTGTAGTTAATTAGGGCTAactggaattttattttaaaaaatgctcacaaTACAGTGTGTGTGGttccttttagtttttattttggggGTGACTCTTACTCCCCTCATTTAGCTGTGCTTCTTTTCACAGGGATGCCCGGGTAGTTAAAGACATGGCAACGGGAAAATCCAAAGGCTATGGTTTTGTATCTTTTTATAATAAACTGGTATGTTCTTTGatcttaatttaaatattttactgctAAGAGTATTCATTAGTTAATAGTGTATTAAACTTAAATATGCTTGGATGTTAAATACAACACAATTATGTATTTTTGGGTATGTTTTCATAATAGAATataattcattttcctttcataaACTTGGGGAAATAGCTGGAAAAGGGTGATTACATTGTGAGGAAGGCTATGAAAGATGCATTTGTGCAGTGGTGAAAGTAAAGccccttggctggcgccgtggctcaacaggctaatcctccaccttgcggcgccggcacactgggttctcgtcccggtcggggcactggattctgtcccggttgcccctcttccaggccagttctctgctgtggccagggagtgcagatggaggatggcccaagtgcttgggccctgcaccccatgggagaccaggagaagcacctggctcctgccattggatcagcgcggtgcgtcggccgcagtgcactggctgcggcggccattggagggtgaaccaacggcaaaggaagacctttctatctgtctctctctctcactgtccactctgcctgtcaaaaaaaaaaaagaaagaaagtaaagccCCAGACTCGATAAATGAGCTAATTGAGAATTTAGAGGCGAGGTGATTACATTCAGTGTAACCATGCAAATCCCAGTTTTAACTCTTCCTTTAAATTACTATATATACTTTATAAACAGGGTGTTAATAACTACAGCAAATTATGTGAATGCAACTTTAAACAActcatcttgatttttttccccggTAATCCTTAAGATCGCAGTACCAACATGTAAGCATCTGCGATAACTATGACATTAAAGAATAAAGTGGACCTTGATTTTAGAACAGTTTCAACaacttaaattacattttaaaataggtgTCTTAAATTACCTGTATTTATTGGGATGGTAAGATAAAGGGCCAGAGTTGTATTCTATCTTAGATTATTTGCAAATTCAcattaatttgaaaattaaattagttTTTTATTGAAAGCCATTTTATAGCATTCTAAATCATAATTTAGAATTCTGTCTTAAAATGAGTTTTTAATCTTGTCATGGCCATAATTTATTAATTAGTCATAATACATTACGTATTAATAGAGTATAGCATGGAGTTTTGGCGTAGGTGATTTAGATGATAATATTAGcaagtttaactttttttttctagtaaaaaTTACAAATGAGCCATACACTCTAGATTTTTGAAAATTACTTTATGTGatgggatttttttctgttttaacttTTCATTCAAATGTTTgcatataagaaataaaaaatatttttgactaaTTAGTGGGATTGTTATATTTCCCTGTGTTActtgaaatataataaaatttcctTTACCTGAATTTAAATGTtcgtattttaaaatctattaataaAAGTAAGTATAATGAATCACTcaaatttaaatcatttttcttattgaaaataattaagtTTTGTTTAAGTTTAGTGAATTCATTCACAGATGAGATTTTTTGGATCCAGCAGTGCTAACATTTTACTTTGTCttactatgttttctttttttttcgcTTTAGGATGCAGAAAATGCTATTGTGCATATGGGAGGTCAGTGGTTGGGTGGTCGTCAAATCAGAACGAACTGGGCCACACGTAAACCACCTGCACCTAAAAGTACACAAGAAAGTAAGTTCTATATGTTAGAATTATGGATCCTTCACAAAATCACATACTAATATagtctttatttataaatattagcaTAGCAAGACTTATTTCATCTTGTATTTCGTGATCTAAAATAATTGCACTTTGGTGTAAGTGATTTTCTGAGTTACAGATCAGCTGGCTATATCTATATCAAATAATGATCATCAAGATCATTTCTTCCCATTGAGGCAAATCGGTAGTGTGTGGTAATTAACAAAAGGTAGTTTTATAATAACTCTATAATGGtcagcattttcattttctttctgtatataGATAACACTAAGCAGTTGAGATTTGAAGATGTAGTAAATCAGTCAAGTCCAAAAAATTGTACTGTGTACTGTGGAGGAATTGCTTCTGGGTTAACAGGTATGGTGTTTGGTTTTCTGGTCACCTCTTCTGTGGCGCTTCATCACTATTAGGAGTTTCATGATCTGAATGAaccttaaatgtttttatttatttgcatcttGTTTTCTAGATCAGCTTATGAGACAGACGTTTTCTCCATTTGGACAAATTATGGAAATAAGAGTTTTTCCGGAGAAGGGTTATTCGTTTGTCAGgtaatatattatatgtaatatcaTTATCATTCTTATAGTCATTCCTTTGTTACATTATTTGGTCTCCAGGATATcagagtttgttgttgttttttaaaagatttatcttatatgaaaggcagagtgacagagaagaggagTGGCA contains:
- the TIAL1 gene encoding nucleolysin TIAR isoform X3 — its product is MITEQPDSRRVNSSVGFSVLQHTSNDPYCFVEFYEHRDAAAALAAMNGRKILGKEVKVNWATTPSSQKKDTSNHFHVFVGDLSPEITTEDIKSAFAPFGKISDARVVKDMATGKSKGYGFVSFYNKLDAENAIVHMGGQWLGGRQIRTNWATRKPPAPKSTQENNTKQLRFEDVVNQSSPKNCTVYCGGIASGLTDQLMRQTFSPFGQIMEIRVFPEKGYSFVRFSTHESAAHAIVSVNGTTIEGHVVKCYWGKESPDMTKNFQQVDYSQWGQWSQVYGNPQQYGQYMANGWQVPPYGVYGQPWNQQGFGVDQSPSAAWMGGFGAQPPQGQAPPPVIPPPNQAGYGMASYQTQ
- the TIAL1 gene encoding nucleolysin TIAR isoform X1; this encodes MMEDDGQPRTLYVGNLSRDVTEVLILQLFSQIGPCKSCKMITEQPDSRRVNSSVGFSVLQHTSNDPYCFVEFYEHRDAAAALAAMNGRKILGKEVKVNWATTPSSQKKDTSNHFHVFVGDLSPEITTEDIKSAFAPFGKISDARVVKDMATGKSKGYGFVSFYNKLDAENAIVHMGGQWLGGRQIRTNWATRKPPAPKSTQENNTKQLRFEDVVNQSSPKNCTVYCGGIASGLTDQLMRQTFSPFGQIMEIRVFPEKGYSFVRFSTHESAAHAIVSVNGTTIEGHVVKCYWGKESPDMTKNFQQVDYSQWGQWSQVYGNPQQYGQYMANGWQVPPYGVYGQPWNQQGFGVDQSPSAAWMGGFGAQPPQGQAPPPVIPPPNQAGYGMASYQTQ
- the TIAL1 gene encoding nucleolysin TIAR isoform X2, with translation MMEDDGQPRTLYVGNLSRDVTEVLILQLFSQIGPCKSCKMITEHTSNDPYCFVEFYEHRDAAAALAAMNGRKILGKEVKVNWATTPSSQKKDTSNHFHVFVGDLSPEITTEDIKSAFAPFGKISDARVVKDMATGKSKGYGFVSFYNKLDAENAIVHMGGQWLGGRQIRTNWATRKPPAPKSTQENNTKQLRFEDVVNQSSPKNCTVYCGGIASGLTDQLMRQTFSPFGQIMEIRVFPEKGYSFVRFSTHESAAHAIVSVNGTTIEGHVVKCYWGKESPDMTKNFQQVDYSQWGQWSQVYGNPQQYGQYMANGWQVPPYGVYGQPWNQQGFGVDQSPSAAWMGGFGAQPPQGQAPPPVIPPPNQAGYGMASYQTQ